The Acanthochromis polyacanthus isolate Apoly-LR-REF ecotype Palm Island chromosome 5, KAUST_Apoly_ChrSc, whole genome shotgun sequence genome includes a window with the following:
- the gpr37l1a gene encoding G-protein coupled receptor 37-like 1: MSSVRCLLLPVLVLVLILRPAELRGLRSELEAQRSEDAGEAATKASVSSERSPFERVARGAKGGGSRRREPPSRDDDPGGYFTTPRAARHTAVPPGNGSSTSRSPGLLNPLFPVTDGSYLAYTVMLLALVLFAAGIVGNLALMCIVWHSFYLKSAWNCVLAGLAFWDFLVLFFCLPVVVFHELTLTRLLGDLSCRLVPYLEVTSLGVATFSLCALSIDRFHAATGPGPHQSPKVEPCQSILSKLAVIFVGSMVLAAPELLLWQLLQETVSLPALPTELQQNQASGSLMAAFRARTDAFKVDVCVREPSAELPESVYSLVLTYHEARMWWFFGCYLCLPLLFTLACDLVTRHVLAQRLPASSEKVTVRCSSTSSSSSTSMKKKQHVRQQRLRSTVMALTLLYVACNLPESVCNITLAYISVPVSAALPPLTLPALGLIGQFLLFVRCSATPVLLLCLCRSLGQAFMDCCCCCCEECLPDGNSSSSSASTAATSTLSSPTSPSPSSLSPSGKEETVKSVLTEVAAFDRAKDSRAAIGTPC, encoded by the exons ATGAGTTCGGTTAGGTGTCTTCTGCTCccggtcctggtcctggttttGATCCTGCGCCCCGCGGAGCTCCGGGGGCTTCGGTCCGAGCTGGAGGCGCAGCGGTCGGAGGATGCGGGCGAAGCGGCCACCAAGGCGTCCGTGTCCTCGGAGAGGAGCCCCTTTGAGAGGGTCGCCCGAGGAGCGAAGGGCGGCGGGTCCCGGAGGAGGGAGCCGCCCAGCAGGGACGACGACCCGGGCGGATACTTCACCACCCCGAGGGCTGCCCGGCACACCGCGGTCCCTCCGGGTAACGGCTCCTCGACCTCCAGGAGCCCGGGGCTCCTGAACCCGCTGTTCCCGGTCACCGACGGCTCGTACCTGGCCTACACCGTCATGCTTCTGGCGCTCGTGCTGTTCGCCGCTGGCATCGTGGGGAACCTCGCACTCATGTGCATCGTGTGGCACAGCTTCTACCTGAAGAGCGCGTGGAACTGCGTGCTCGCGGGCCTGGCCTTCTGGGACTTCCTCGTGCTCTTCTTCTGCCTGCCAGTGGTCGTGTTCCACGAGCTCACCTTGACGCGATTGCTAGGAGACCTGTCCTGCAGGCTCGTGCCCTACCTGGAG GTGACCTCTCTGGGCGTGGCCACCTTCAGCCTCTGTGCTCTGAGCATCGATCGGTTCCACGCCGCCACCGGTCCTGGACCCCACCAGAGCCCGAAGGTGGAGCCCTGCCAGTCCATCCTGTCCAAGCTGGCAGTGATCTTTGTGGGCTCCATGGTGCTGGCGGCTCCAGAGCTGCTGTTGTGGCAACTGCTGCAGGAGACCGTCAGTCTGCCGGCGCTGCCCACCgagctgcagcagaaccaggcCTCCGGCTCGCTCATGGCTGCCTTCAGAGCCCGAACCGACGCCTTTAAGGTAGACGTCTGCGTCCGTGAGCCATCGGCGGAGCTCCCAGAGAGCGTCTACTCCCTGGTGCTGACCTACCACGAGGCCCGCATGTGGTGGTTCTTCGGCTGCTACCTCTGCCTGCCGCTGCTCTTCACGCTGGCCTGCGACTTGGTGACGCGACATGTGTTAGCGCAGCGGCTACCAGCTAGCAGTGAGAAGGTGACGGTGCGATGCTCCTCCACCTCGTCCTCGTCCTCCACGTCgatgaagaagaagcagcacgTGAGGCAGCAGAGGCTTCGTTCCACCGTCATGGCGCTCACCCTCTTGTACGTTGCCTGTAACCTCCCAGAGAGCGTCTGTAACATCACGCTGGCGTACATCTCCGTCCCGGTGTCGGCCGCCCTGCCGCCTCTCACTCTGCCGGCGCTCGGCCTGATCGGGCAGTTCCTGCTGTTTGTGCGTTGCTCAGCGACGccggtgctgctgctgtgtttgtgccGCTCTTTGGGTCAGGCCTTCATggattgctgctgctgctgctgcgaggAATGCCTTCCCGACGGAaactcctcgtcctcctccgcCTCCACCGCCGCCACCTCCACGCTCTCCTCGCCCACCTCGCCTTCGCCATCCTCGCTGTCGCCGTCCGGTAAAGAGGAGACGGTGAAGAGTGTGTTGACAGAAGTAGCAGCGTTTGACAGAGCAAAAGACTCTCGGGCAGCGATCGGGACGCCGTGCTGA